The Pseudoalteromonas carrageenovora IAM 12662 DNA window CTGGCTCGTAGCTTGTTTTTACCGAAGTAATAAGCGCTTGCACCATGGCTACTTTGTCTTTGCCAATCTCTTCATTTAACCAACGGCCAATTATTGCGTGCTCGCTGCTTATTTTAATGCGTAAGCCACTAATAGGGTCACGTATAAATTGATATTCCATAACTGTTACTTTTTAAACGCTAATAACGCGATTATACCCGTAAATTAGCTTAAACGCCGACTCTAAAAAGCAAAATAGCGCCATTCGGGCGTGTTGAACTTTGCAGATTGAAATTTGTTCAATCTAGGGGCGATTAAATCGCGGCGTAAGGTTTGTAACCTAGTGGGCTAAGTAAAAACCGAGCAACAAAGAGTTTATCGTCCCTAAAAAGAACCCAAAGGGCAGCGCATGTTTGGCATTTATGCTGCGTTATCGCCTATTTATGGGGAATAACCACACTGCATAGGCTCTGCCTTGCCTAAAAACCAAACATACTGCTGCAAATTCAACCATCAAAGAGCAACACGCCCTAAGCGCTATTTTTATAAAACGTTAAATACCTAACTTCGTGAGCGGTAGCGTGCTGCGTCTATAATCGACCATAAGTAAATAATGGGCACAAGTACAAAGCCTACTAATACATATATAAGCGCATAACTAATTATAATCGCTAGCGCAAAAAATATAGCGGATAAAATACGCCCTTGAACTAGTTGCCCTAAACCAGGAAAAAAGATATTACACAACGCTGCAATTACATTACCGCCAGAACCTTGATCAGCCATACTCACCTCTGTAGTTAATTAATTTTAAATTTTAGTTATTTACTTACTATCACACTTTATGCCAATTTATTAAAGCTTAAAAATCAAATAGTTAAATTAATACTAAATAAATACTTTAGTATTTTTTACTAAATATAGGTCAATTTGATTATTTTTATTCTTAAATTTAGTTATTTATACATGCTAAAAACTAGCCAGCTAATTGGTTTTAGACACTATTTTTAGAATAGCTGTTCATAAAAACAGTATTTTATTTAGCCTAACAAAAACACCTGTTATACTGCTCTCATTATTGATTGAAAAGGCGTAACGATGGACGTTTCTGAATTACTCGATGGCTTAAATGACAAACAACGCGATGCCGTTGCAGCCCCACTACAAAACATGCTGGTATTAGCAGGTGCTGGGTCTGGTAAAACACGAGTGCTGGTTCATCGTATTGCGTGGTTAATGCAGGTTGAGCAAGCCTCTGCTTATAGTATTTTTGCGGTTACTTTTACCAATAAAGCCGCTAAAGAAATGCGCTCTCGAGTAGAAGAAACCTTAAAAGCACCTGTCGGTGGCATGTGGATTGGTACTTTCCATGGCTTATCACACCGTATTTTGCGCGCTCATCACCGAGAAGCAAACCTGCCAGAAGCCTTTCAAATATTAGACTCTGACGATCAGCTAAGAATGATCAAGCGCTTATTAAAATCAATGAATATTGATGATAAAAAATGGCCAGCTAAACAATTTGGCTGGTACATAAGCGCTAAAAAAGACGAAGCTCTTCGCCCTAAAGATATTCAAGCTTACGATATAAATGAGCAAATGATGCTGCGTGTATATGCCGCGTATCAAGAAGCGTGTGACCGCGCTGGTTTAGTCGATTTTGCTGAAATACTGCTACGTAGCTATGAGGTGCTTAAAAATAACCCTACACTGCTTCGCCATTACCAACAGCGCTTTGCACACATGCTGGTAGACGAGTTTCAAGATACCAATACCATTCAGTACGCATGGTTAAAGCTACTCGCAGGCGATACACAAAGCATTGGTATGACTCCCACTGTCAAGTTAAACGCACTGATCCCTGCCTAACTTTTTTAAGCCATAATTACTTTAGCTCGAATTAGAGCGAGTTAATACATAAGATGAAGCAAGTAATTTCGTCGGTTATCTTGCTGATATTCGTTGGTTATTACTATTTCTAGCAACAGAGCAGACCTTACTTATTCCGTCGTGGCACCTGTCTTCAGTCTATGTTCGTGGTTCAATGCAGCGTTAGCTGCATTGCCATCCTAATGCCGTCGGTGGTTGTGCCACACCCGATGCTTGATCCCATGCATTAACTCTAATTCGTTTATCATGCGGGTACTCTTGCCAATCTAAGTTTTGCGTTCACTGGCGTAAGTACCACTTCTTTTGCAATGGCCCATATGTACGCAATCATTTCTCGGGCAATTGCGGTGACAACAAGGTTGTAGTGTTTCCCTTTGGCTATCATTTTTTTATAGCGCTTGCAGAGCCTAAGTTGTGCTTTCCACGCAATATCAATAATGTCCTTTGGTAAACCTTCTTGTCGTTTTTGCATATCTGTCGATATATTTGCCGCATACCGATAAGTGTGTGCACCTTCAACGAGAAGGCGTCTTGCTCGGCCGTTTCCGCATTTTGTGATAGCGCCAATATGGCGTTTGCCACCACTCGAGTGTTCACTGGGTACAAGACCGAGATAACTCATTAATTTACGGGGATGGTCGAAGCGCGATAAATCACCAAGCTCAGCCACAACGCCGGTGGCGACCAACAAGCGAACACCTCGCATTGCTTGTATTGCTTTAACAACGGGATAATAACGCCATTGATGGACGTGATGTGTTAGTTCATTGTCTAGTCTTTCAAGTCGGCTTATTCGCTCGGTAATTGTTTGTAAAAACTCTTGTAAGACAATGTGCTGCGCGGGATGTGGCAGCACAAGCTCAGTGAGCCAACGTAAATGTTTTTGTGACCAATTTGCGGTGCCTTTGTAATTAATATTATTGCGAAGCATCAACGCTTTTAATTGATATTTAGCATCTTTTAAATCTTCCATGGCTATTTCGCGTGCGCGAGATAAATCGCGTACGGCTTCATCTTCAGGCTCGGGAACATAGATAGGTGTTAAATCTTCAGATTTAAGTAATTTAGCGAGCTTAAGGGCATCACGTTTATCGGTTTTAATCTTCTCGCCTGGTTTTTTAGGAATAAGAGATGGGGCAACCACATAACAGCAATGGCCAAGGCTTGTGATTAATCTGTAAATCCAATAACCACAAGGGCCTGCTTCATAAACAAAGTGTAGCGTTGCGCCAGGGTATTTAGATTCAAACTGACGAACAAGCTTTTGAACGGCCACTTTGGAAGAAGAAAATCGACCAAGGTGAACAGGTTGAGAGCCTCTATGTTCTTCAATATAGGCGACTTCATTGAATTCTTTATGTGTATCAAGTCCGATAAAAAGTATGCTATGTTTGTTCATGTTAGCCTCTGCTGTTTAGTTAATTGACAAACTAATTATGGCTCTGGCTTTGAATTAAGCTAACCCACGAAAAGCGGAGGCTAACACCGTGTGGGAGTCATTATGTCTATGATTGTGGGCGACGACGACCAAAGTATTTATGGTTGGCGCGGCGCTAAAATAGAAAATATAAAACGTTTTTTAACTGACTTTGACGCCGAGACTATTCGCCTTGAGCAAAACTACCGCTCAACCGCAACCATCCTAAAAGCATCTAATGCGCTTATAAAAAATAACTCAGAACGCATGGGTAAAAGCTTATGGACCGATGGTAACGAAGGCGAGCCTATATCAATTTATGCAGCGTTTAACGAATTAGACGAAGCCCGCTTTGTAAGCAGCAAATTACGTAGCTGGTTAAATGCCGGTAATGCATTGCAAGACGCCGCCATTTTATACCGTAGCAACGCGCAATCTCGTGTACTCGAGGAAGCCATGCTACAAGAAGGCTTAAAGTACCGTATTTACGGTGGTATGCGATTCTTCGAGCGTCAAGAAATTAAAGATGCGCTATCGTACTTACGCTTAGTAGGTAATCGCCAAGACGACGCCGCATTTGAGCGCGTTATTAACACCCCTGCGCGTGGTATTGGCGATAAAACATTAAGTCATATA harbors:
- a CDS encoding IS110 family RNA-guided transposase, with the protein product MNKHSILFIGLDTHKEFNEVAYIEEHRGSQPVHLGRFSSSKVAVQKLVRQFESKYPGATLHFVYEAGPCGYWIYRLITSLGHCCYVVAPSLIPKKPGEKIKTDKRDALKLAKLLKSEDLTPIYVPEPEDEAVRDLSRAREIAMEDLKDAKYQLKALMLRNNINYKGTANWSQKHLRWLTELVLPHPAQHIVLQEFLQTITERISRLERLDNELTHHVHQWRYYPVVKAIQAMRGVRLLVATGVVAELGDLSRFDHPRKLMSYLGLVPSEHSSGGKRHIGAITKCGNGRARRLLVEGAHTYRYAANISTDMQKRQEGLPKDIIDIAWKAQLRLCKRYKKMIAKGKHYNLVVTAIAREMIAYIWAIAKEVVLTPVNAKLRLARVPA